Within Carassius gibelio isolate Cgi1373 ecotype wild population from Czech Republic chromosome A16, carGib1.2-hapl.c, whole genome shotgun sequence, the genomic segment ACACTGCATGGCCTCGGCGCAGCTCAGTCTTTAATGCTCTTTTGCATTCAGTCACTGGCATGATGACAGTGACATTTACACTAATGAACCACCAGCCTGATTATAAGGTCAAAGGTCGATCTGACCTAATGGTGTGTAGCTGTGTTAGGATAACCATTTTGATGCATCCACAAATGCCTTAAACTGGTAAACAATGCAAAGAAAAGTTTCCCCTGATTCTATATTGTCTCATAATCATCTTTTGCTGCTTGATAAAACACATAGAAGaagcatttttgtgtgtgtgtgtgtgtgtgtgtttgtcttgttagatATATAATGTGCAATTTAAGCCCATGTGCTCCCACTGTTTATTGTGACTTCTGCAACCCACATATCCAGCATTTAGTATCTTAAACTGTAATCCCCCCACCCACCTGTCTCTGTGCTAATGGCTGGCTGCGTTTGAAAGAGCCTCCGCGTACGTTTATTGTTCAAGCTAAACCATTTATCGGATGAATTATTCTGGGATTCAACCGATTGCATTAGCCATGCTCCAAGGCAACGGCTCCTTCAGTCAAAGCTCATAAGACATTCGGCTTCTTTCGTTTTACCGAGGCCTTGTATTCTGTGTCAGTTCAGTGCTGACTGAACaaaactcagagagagagagaatagagggAAAACTGAATGTCTGGTTCAGTGGTTAAATGCAGAATATGTGATTCCTGATCAATAAAAAAGATTAGAATGTATTAGCATGAGCACTACTGTATATATAAGAGagatggggcaagttgtcacaaggGCTGTACTTCAGTAGCTATAAGGATTTGAGTCGGATGTCAGAAGTATACTACTAACAGTTTGTGAATTTTGTTTCTAAAACATTTGTAACAGCTTTAAACAAGAGAACACaataaaactaaaccaaactgGGAGACATTTAGAAAAGAGTCAACTATATAATTAAGGCAGTGTTCAACCAAAATGTTCAACTGTGATTTTAGGACAAGtcatccccttggaattataaggttctatctgcgttctgagtagttttgagatattgagctttaaagtttttgtgttccatagacttctgtagatagaacctttttgttttttcaataaaaaatcccaaaatgcacacaacttaaaataaaacatcacataatgtaaataaattgtcagagaataagaatatgtgaataactcaattttgacaataagaatatgtgaataactcaattttgacaaaaatgtcagatagaaaattataattccaaggggacgaagtATCATAAATATCTAGTTGGGGTAAACTGTCACATTTTCTTGCATGTGCATGTCACATGTGTTTatgttctttctctctttctctttctttctttctttctttcttttgatgtAAGCTGTTCAGTTAATGGCAGGTTCCATTGTGAGTATTTGTCTTTGTGTGACAACATACGGTGTGACAGTATACCCTGGATAtaggggcatgttgtcacaaacatgcatttagtaATCTTTTTAtctctctcagaaaaaaaaacgaaaattgGAAAACTGTCAGCTAGCCCCAGTTCCCCCTACACAAATATATAACTCATTTTTGCTATGATTTTAAAGGGAAGTCACACAACAGTGCCACAAATGAAGACTGGTTCACCAACATTTGACCGACCTGACAGATTTCTGCCACTTCTGACTTGGTGATGTAGCCGTTCTTGTCAACATCAAAGAGTGAAAAGGCCCACTCCAGCTTCCGCTCCGTCTTCCCAGTTGATGTCATATGTAGAGCAATGATGTATTCCTTGAAATCCAGTGTTCCATCATCATTCGTGTCGAAGGAGCGGAAGACATGCTGGGCATACGATGTGGCATCACTGTCTGGGAAAAAGCGTTCGTAGATCCTTTTAAACTCTTCTGGTGTGATACGGCCAGACGGACACTGCTTCTTGAAGTTCTCGTACCACTGTGACAGCTCATTCTCTGAGAATTTGGTACTGAGTTTGAGATCCTCCAGGATCTCCTTGGACATAGCACTGCTTTTGGCATTCCCCATTTTTGGCTGCTGGTGGAGAGCACAGGTTGGGATTCAGGAAGTGTTTTTTGTCAGGTCCTCCTTTCCCAACCAGAGATACACTACAGTATATTCTGCAGCTGCTCTTGCTGAGATGTTCCCAGAGAATGTCTCTTTTGTTGGGTGCCTGTAATTAATGTCCCATAAAATCTTGGTGTTTAGTTCTCCTTTTTAGAAATAATAGACAGATGGATTGATAGATGTAACACCCAAGTGTTAACAGAGGAAGAACAGCATCCGTAGTGATTAAGCTCTCAAATGTAGAGGGAAGAATAACAGCTCATCAATGACGTTGGATGCTGATTGGTGGGTTAGTGAGTGAGGGAGGGGCAGGTGAATTTAGGCTGTTACCTTTGAATGCAGGTTTAAGTCGTTAAAGAGGGATTTGACATGGCTGAGCCTCTGTGCCCCAAATCAACAGCTTGGGACTGCCCCTTTCATAAATGATTACAGTAATAACCCAGAACACAGAACAGTTTTTAGTCTGGGTGACGTATCAAGCATTATTTTGTTAACTTAAATGTCATTGTGACATTACTGTATATTGTAACTATCATAACTATTGTTACTGTATTTTAGGTTTTGTTGAAATTGTGAAATGGATCAAGAAAACGTTGCACAAGTCAGTACGGTTTTCCAATGCATAATGTTGTTTTTCTTAGCAATGAATTTATATATTGCATGGAGATACATAATAGTGTAATTTCCAGCTATTGTTACAAatagcataattaaaaaaatatatcacatttgTCATATAAAGATGTAATTGTACTGTTTTTTCACCcagttaattagttaattaacTTTTTAGCTTAACTCCAGAGATCCTTGGGTGCAAATCTTTCTTTGTTGCCCTCATATTATGTTTGGATTACACAGCTGACTGATATCACACCAATTACTATAAGCGATTGAAACTATGCTAATGCTTAAATGAAAAGCGCAGTAATGTCAGTAACAACAAGTCCTTAAGATACAGCCATGTCCTCAACTGCATGACAGTCTTAGTCCTCTTAATGTGACATCAGAGCATTTTGGCACAGACCGCGGCATCCAGACAAACAAACTGACCTTTTGTGATGTTTCAATAGAGACCTTGAAGTAGAGACGTACTTATTTTTCCTTAGGTTGACACATAATTTCTTACTAAAGTTTACAAATGGCAACATCAGACAGGTTCAATGgatgggttaaaaaataaattaggtttatttgttttatcttcagTTGAATTCATCTCACGAACTGTCAACACTTTCACTGAATGTTAATCTGATGTCTGATATCAAGTTCACTGAGGTCAGTTCAAGACACCTCTGGGacttgtttgattttatttcaattgCATATAGTAATCAGCGTTAGTTAAGCCTGGACCTGACATATGTCATACCCTCTTTTCCAGGAAGCGTCCCTCTTTTAATCTTATTCCTGAACATCTCACCTCTCTACAACTTTTCATGCCATCTGTCTTTTATTAGTTATATtgccctcactctctctctatctctgttgCATGTTTTCTAATTTACTGTGCATGCTTTTCAGTTTCAGTGTCAAACTCAAGCAACATGACTTTATCTTGCTCACTGACTGGATGTTGTCCATACCATAATGGTTTAAGGCCTTAACTTTGACACTTGCTCATAAACTGTTGTGGGTAATCCAATAAATTCATCCTATCATAAATTCATCCTAGCGGACTGGAGAATGCATTGAGAGCATCTCAGAGCACTGAAGATATATTGcatgtattttgtatatttcaGTTTGGATACTTTCATTTAGGTATTAGAACTAACTCTCATTATTAGTAAGCTGTTAGGTTAAGTTTGTGGTAAGGGTCAGTTTGACATGTACAGTCATGCCctcaaatattggcacccttggtaaatatgatcaaaaaaagctgtgaaaatttatctgcattgttaatccttttgatgttttatttgaaaaattcacaaaaatgtgtcctttcattggataataagaatttaaaacggaggggaaattACGAAATTATGAAATTAAGCTGTCATCGAGTCCATTAAGATCACTCAGATCTACTAATTCTGCTACATTGCGAGTGCCTATGACAAGACTAAAAACCAGAGGTGACTGTGCTTTTTCTGTTGTTGGTCCAAAACTATGGAATAGTCTCCAGTCTCACGTTAGAACTGTCTTGACCTTTTCTGTTTTTAAGTCCACTCTTAAGACCTATTTATTTTCTATGGCGTTTAATATTCCTTGATCTATTGCTTTGTGACTCTGTTCTAAGGAACTTCTCCCCGTTTACAGCTTGTGCTTTATTGTTGCTCTATtgtttattgctttattgtatttattgttgtttgtgtgCTTCAAAATTGGTAATAGTTATAGTGTTGTAAAGCACTTTGCTCATCTTTGGCTGTTTTAAAATTGTGCTATATAAATTCAATTGTATTGTATGTTTTGTACTGTATAATCATCATACACATGCACATGGACAAATGCaagctttgtttctgaatgcccaaattgaagaaaaaaaaggtaacctTCACATTTCGTCTGGACTTTTTCCCTGTCCTATTAAATTTCATCTCATCAGGTCACACAATGAGATCTCAAGCTGCATTTGATACTCTCTAAAACTTTTACCCGATAAAGGTCTGCCCTACCTTTAATCGGCCTGGATTTATTTAACTCCCTTGGAAACGCCAGCCATACCTCAGTCTTCCCTTTTTAGTACAGGGATATTCTCTGTGCTATTCCAGGAATTGAAAGAGCGCATTTATTGGATTACCCATCAGAGCTAATTACAAGGTGCCCACCTTGAAAGCATCTTGTGACATGCAGGGATCGCTGGGGCTAGCAGATTTAGCTAGATGTTGTTGTGGCGGTTCTGTGACTGTGGTTTTGTGTCAGTGGGGTAAATCTGGAAAAATTGCAAATGACAACTTATTACAcaatttgtcaaaaatactttatTCTCCCTTCTGGAGATGGATCACATCAAATAAGCTGACTTGTCACTCATTACATACAACAGTGTGCCAAGATTTGTAAGGAAACACCCTCTTATGCAAGTGTTTACTGACGTCATGGCGTTTTCAAATGTGTAATGGACATCTTATGCTATTCAGGATAGAACCGATCAACTTGTGCATTAAATGAATAGATCTTACCTAAACAAGAACATGTTTCACTGATAAAGAAATTAAGAGTTTAAATCACTAAAAAGCCAAATGGCGTCTGATAATTCTTGTGCTTGGAAATGATTATGAGAAATGAGCAAATAGTGACTCAAACAGTGTTAGCGAAAGCAATGTCAAAAGGGCAGGGAGACCAAAGAgtacatttttctttcaaaagaaaaaacaaacttgTGCTTAGAAAACAATACCTCTTTTTAAAATCCAGCCGGTTCTTAAGCAAAGGCAGCAGGGAGGGTGGGAGCAGAGGAAGGGAGGGGGTCTTAGATAAATACAAGTTAATGGGTCATAATGAGGTCTAATGACAGACATCGCTTTCCTTTGGGACACAAAGGGCGATGGAAACAAACAAATGATAAGGCAAATAAAAACAGCAGTCCACCGGTTCTGTGGTGGGTACAGGCTGGTCTGCATGCAGTGAAGCACTATGTGAATGACTGTAGAGCACTGCACTGCCATTCAGCGTCTTTCTGCCCGAGAGAAAACACTGACAAACTTTTTTACACTGATgaatttgaggaaaaaaaactagattaaaaaatagcttagattaaacatttttattcgcaaaagaagtgttttttcttcatgttttggaATGAAGACTTGTTGGTTTGACTCTTTACAAGCAGGAAAAAAAGGTGAGAAtttgataactaaatattcatttatgcattttatatgttttatatgtttatatatatatatatatatatatatatatatatatatataaagcatactTTTGATTTTGATGTCACTTAAAGGAACAGCTAACTCAAttattctgtcttcatttacataccttcatgtcgttccaaacctgtatattgAAAAATGTTGCTAACCAGTTTTGGTTTCCATAGAAAGTAAACATCTGtcagaatatctgtttttaagTTCCACAAGGGATCGaaagtctcacaggtttggaacgacatgagggtgagtaactgatgacagaatttccatttttgggtggactatcccatGTTTATAAGATACTGATACATTATTTTGACAATGAAACCAAGAAAGACAACATCGCCATCAATTTTCTTGTTACAATGAgaactatatatttataaactgatgGTCTATATTTTCATACATGGATATTGGTTGACTTAACAGTAGTGTTTCTATAATTTATAACACAATTTGTATTCATCACAGTGGCATTTTCTGTGTATAATATGCTGATGTGTATTCTGTGCTTTTAGAAATAACTGACACATCCCTGTGAGAAGAGTTTACGATTACAGAAGAAGCACAGTCTGGAGGGACAACAGCTTTCTAAGATCTTTATCgtgttaaaatcatcaaggagTTTATAAAACGCATACATCAACAGGAGAAGCAGGCAACTTTGGAAAGATCTTACTCAAGTTCATTAATGATGGCGGCTCCTGCTGATTCTAACCCAAGCCAAACCGTGAAATATGATCGAAAGTCGGAAACGGTGATTTTCCCAAATGGGTTGGTTTCTGTGGCAGGTGTCACGGTGGTGACGGGGGGAGCGGAGCTGTCCTGTGGCTCCTGTATGTTGGCCTTTGCTGTTTGGGGCACCCTGGTTGGTTTGAGTGTTGTGTCGGTGGGTTTGTGGGATCATTTGGAGTACAATACGAGTGGTCTGTCACACCTTCTGGCTCTTGGATTGGTACTGCTGCTTTCCAGTTTGAGTCTTGTAGCCCTGATCTTCATCCTCCGTTTCATAATGAAGAAGAGAAGAATGATGTCCAGAAGAGCGAGGGCAGAAGCCAATCTAGTGCTGGTTAATGAGTATGCAGAAGTGGTTTTGAAAAAGGTCACGGTGTAAAAGAGTATGTCTGACCCCTGCTGCTCCATCTTTGTTTTTCTTCATCAATCTTTGCTTAATCATGAAAGAATGTCACAGGAAATTCACTGGATTCAGTGCTACAGGAAACAAACCTTGCTAACGTCCTTTGTGATTTCAGAATACACAAGCGACGTATTTGCTTCTACATTCATGTCTTTATTAGACTTATATTGTAAATCTAACTTTTGAATGAATATAATTCCAGATGTGTTTAGCTTTTAAGTTGATGCAATGACAATGCAATGAATAATTGCATATCTCTTCTTAAATGTGTAAGCATTGTGTCATTTTGTCTATAATCCAAGTGCAGCTAAAGTGTATTTTTGTCATTATGTATTCtgagttaataatttttttttctttgtcatatacacagaaaaacacatgaacacatgacaACAGGTTTAATTACGTCACAGCTGCACAGCAAATGATGCATTACATAAAATGGTTAAAGTTTATGTGCTTAAACCCACTGCGTTTCTATATACGTATATACATACGCATTTATTTCTTTGTTACTGAATGTGTTATCAGCCTTTACAAAACAATAAGTATTTGGAAATTTACTGGAGAATGTATTTGAAAACTACTTATATAGCAAGACAGTTAATGCTGGGTTTACATGAAGTTGAACATTATTTGTGGTATGCATACacatctgatatatatataaatatatgtgaaaaaTGTATGTGAGAAAtatgtgatcaaataaatcaagtgtGATAATATATGTGATAAAGGTTTTGGATTTTTGGACATATCGATGTCTTTTTAAAGTCACGGCAAATTGGTGGATGAAAAATGAGATCTGACATGTCTTAATTTATAGAGTACTCTAtgtgttatatataaaaataaaaatacatggatatatatcacaatatatttacaatatatttgtattttcacATGTTTTTTCAATATATGTAAAGTGGCAATTCCTTATGTAATATTCAATCTATTGGTATAGAGGAACAcgttatattattatgttttcaacatacaacaaattatttataccaaattgttaatatataaaaaatatatattttcttttgcgTAAGAGTGGTAATTTGTCAATGTCTTTTTGATGGGTAACACCCAAGGTGGATTTTCTAATGATGATCCAAACCCAAAACAGCCTATTTTCAAGCCTATTGTTATTTTGTTCAGCAATGTTATTCttactattaataattgtattttatgtcaTATGTGACACAATgtgctattttaaaataatgaatataacCCTGTAATGGTTATTCAAACCTCAAAGAGACACTATATTTCTCTAAAGTATCATTAGGAATGCAAATGTACAGTAATTGACAAACATGCTGTCTGTAAAAAGATCATCTTTGaaattgaatgaatgaaagaaactCAATTCAAGttctatgtaaaagtgtatgtctCCATCTGCTGGTTACTTGTGATTTACTTGAGGAAATGTTATACTGCCCGTCATGAAAATGAAGTatccttaccaaaaagtagtatactttaaGTTTATcttattaagtatacttaagtaaagttcaagtatatttttaaatatactttatgtaTGCAAATATAAGTGTACTACttctccttgggactaaattggcccactttctaggagcctatataaaagtatacttttgggaacacatgataggtaaagattgatagcctgaatgcacttgtaagtcactttgggtaaaagcgtctgctaaatgcataaatgcacatttaaatgtaaaaaacaaaaatacttggTATATACTGCAGACAAAGGTCAACTTgcagttaaataaacttaaaaaaaaaaaggtttgtcatCTATGTACTTGGGTAGTATTTGTGCGTCCACTAGTGGACACTTATAAAAACTACAAacacattattaaacattacattttaaaaaaacgtatatatccATAACAATTTTCATACAGTACATTTCTATTTGTTGTAAAACTGCACACTAAActtgttaataaataaacatttattttttaacaatcaaatagcataaaatgtaaatgaaaatgttaaacataatacacaaacaataaattattattaaagtctcTGATCATCACTCATTACATTTCAGTATGAAAAAGACAGATATGTACAGGGGATTCCCTATAATACTTTGAGGTTGGCCATTGTCTTATTGTCGTTTGTTTCTTCTTACATACATACAGCATTTTCTGTATTCATTGTACAATTATTTGATGATCAGTAATAGCATTCTTATTCAGAATTATTGGGTGAGACCAGATACTGACTGTGGAGGATCTGATCCTCTGCAACATTTTCTGCTGCCTTCATCACATCCTTAATGGCCTTCATCACAGGCTGCCAGAGGATAAATCGTTGTGTTTGTCTCTCCAGTACAGTGACTCTTCCCTTAAGAACACTCACTGGGTTCATAGCCTTCCTGATCATTTCTTGTAATGCAGCTGTGACCTCTAGATGCTGCTTCACCTCTTCAGTCTCCCTCTGAATTTTCTTCAGCACCTTATCAGTCTCTTCAATCTCATTCTGTATGCCACAGATCCTGGATTGGTAATAAAGCACCTTCTTGCTGCTCTCATTCACTGAAGCTCATCTTCAGCATCCCTGATAGCCATTGAAGCCTCATTAATTACATGTTCTCCATTACAGATCATGATTGAACCTGGAGGAAAAACAAGAAATTACATTAGCCACAAATGGTGTTTAGTTGTACTCTTTAGGATGATGATAGTAGTGGATCAAAAAGAGATTTCTCACCAGAAATCCATCCAATAAATGGTAAAGCAAGCAGTGCTGTCCCTGCTATCATTAATTCATCACTTAGGTTTTTCCCATCTTGATGTACTTTTAAGGCATATTTGGCGgattctacacttttttttttgcctgctaCAAAGCTGCTTTGGCGTTCTGTAACAATTATTCACAGAATTGTTCTCTGTTTTTAATTTATCCGTGgacatatatttttcttttttctgctgctcataatttcttttttcttttgtaaatcgCTCCATGCATTCATCAAGAGATCCCAGTTTTTCTTTAATTATCATCTCAGATTTTTCTAGGCACCACTCAATGTTCTCAATATGTCCCCTGGCTTGTTTGTAATTGGAGCACATGTCAGTGGTTTGATCAACTTGAGCATCAAAGAGAGACTTGCAAAGGTTACAATACAATTACAATATGTCATAATTACAGCCAATCAAGGCTgctaaattctgattggctgccttGACAACCAATCACAACATTCTTTGCTGATGACAGAGGAAGATGGAAAATACAGTGCatgtataattattatgcaagttggtatactgatttttttttcagcacatttaCAACTACTATTAATCTTGTATTTAATCACTTAAAACCACTTTGAAAAACGTGttatattcaggtgtgcataattatgaagtgaagtgaagtgacattcagccaagtatggtgacccatactcagaatttgtgctctgcatttaacccatccgaaatgcacacacacagagcagtgaacacacacattgtgaacacacacccggagcagtggacagccatttatgctgcggcacccggggagcagttgggggttcaatgccttgctcaagggcacctaagtcgtggtattgaaggtggagagagagctgttcatgcactacccccacccacaattctgtccggcccaagactagaactcataacccttcaattgggagtccaaccctctaaccattatgccacgacttcccccattaTTAAGCAGGTTATCTtctacagatatatatatatataaaaaatgaactcCCAAAATTTGCTGCCAGATTCTGTAAGAAAAATTCTTCAAACAGTTGTATGAGAGGATGTGGTGCTGGTACTTCAAGTTACTCTGAACTTATCTGTCTATAAAgcctatacagtatatgtatgtatgtatgtataactaCACTTcagtatttgattattattaaatggGGTCAATTTTAGGATTTTGTAAGTTAAAGTTCTGTAAAATGGTGGTGCTGGAGACTGAATGGTTTCTGATGATTTCACAATTGAAATCACAGTTGCATTCTTCACCTTAATTCCTATTTCTTTTACAGTTAACATGCATCTTTGGCCTGaaggttagagacttggactagttacccgggtgtatgttcacagtgtgttcccttctcactgctgtgtgtgtgcacttggatgggttaaatgcagagcaccaattctgagtatgggacaccatacttggcaaatgtcacgactttcactttctcATCTTTTCTTCTCCACGTTTTTGACTGACCTTGCTGACCCActgagcattttgctgtccaatGTTTATGCATTAACTTTGCAAATTCTAGAATAGCATTACGTTTAGAATATTTCTCATGGCCATTTAATAAGTTTTTACTTTTAGTCTgagttaaatacatttttttggctCATGTTTCGATAATAGAAAATCTGCATAATAATTATGTACACCTGCATATAAGACATTTTTCACTTCCAGTCTTCATGAATAATTCTATatcaattataaattattaaatataaaaatgttgcacATGCAAAAGAGAAGGTCTGCAGACatccaaaaacttattttaaattcaaaatagatttaaagattaatttttttctttacgaGATGGATATTTTCTCCACAGATCACGAAAGTGCAATATGCGCTTTTGTGTGCTTAAAACATGATCTTTTGCATGCAGAATTGTGGCAGAAATCTAACCCCATAAACGTGCAGCACTGCCCCGCTGGATCAGTGTCTTCCTCGGATGTGAGCATCATGGCGCGGCACAACAAAAGACAATATACTGTAGAACCCATTATAATCCACGATACTATCTACAATGAATGCGGACAGCAAACTGACACCCCAGTATATTTCtgatgtacagtacagtaatacTCAAAGCCTCACACTGTTTCAGACACAAAGGGCAAACACATTTGACAATCTTTACAACATTAACACATCCAGTATAGTCTGTCCCAAGCTGTTGTGGCATTGTAGAAACAACCTCAATGGAATGTCGCCACGGGGGCCGTTATTGCAAATACAGTAGTATACaacaaatttaaaaatacattaagtcACTGTATTTGGAGCTTGAAATCATAGAAAATTCCCGTGATGCAAAGGGTATTGATGACAAATATTGTAAGGTAATGAGTAAGGTGACTGGCGAAGGATTAGCAATATCACACTAAAATGATATTGTTCTCAATATCAGTACATAATTATAATATTCTGTCATTTTGAGTTATTAGTTCTTGTGTTTTGTAATTGTTCATTAGTCCTGTATCTTGTGCTTTGTGTTTCTGTTTCCTTTTCCGTTGCCTGATTGTTTTGTTTCTTGTAAACCACATTGTTCTTTGTGCATTTAAtaccttgtttttctttttttcccggTCAGGTCCTTCAGTTGGTATATGTGCTTGGTTCTGGTTTTCAACTGGATGTTCTCTAGTGTCTTGTCCTGTTTCTATATTTGC encodes:
- the LOC128030237 gene encoding visinin-like; the encoded protein is MGNAKSSAMSKEILEDLKLSTKFSENELSQWYENFKKQCPSGRITPEEFKRIYERFFPDSDATSYAQHVFRSFDTNDDGTLDFKEYIIALHMTSTGKTERKLEWAFSLFDVDKNGYITKSEVAEICQAIFKLIPKDEQENLPADENTPEKRADKLWSFFNKKDNERLAEGEFIQGVLDNDGAIHLIQYEPKK
- the LOC128031048 gene encoding transmembrane protein 100-like, whose amino-acid sequence is MMAAPADSNPSQTVKYDRKSETVIFPNGLVSVAGVTVVTGGAELSCGSCMLAFAVWGTLVGLSVVSVGLWDHLEYNTSGLSHLLALGLVLLLSSLSLVALIFILRFIMKKRRMMSRRARAEANLVLVNEYAEVVLKKVTV